A region of the Stieleria neptunia genome:
CATTGTTGACAGACTGAAGGCCACGTCAACGATCACTGCCGAGCAGGTGTTCATGGACATCGACAGTGCCGCGGCTGCAATCCGAACCGAATTTGGCGAGGTCGGTTTGCTTCGAGTCACCGCCGATAGTCTGTGGATTGATAACCGAGACAATGAGAACGCCTTGGACTTTTCCGTCAAGGATCGAGATGTCACGATCTCGGGGCTTGACGGTTCGTTGATTGAAAACATATCCGGTATCGGTCGAGTCGAGTTCCTGGGCTCCACCGCAGCCGAGTCCCAAGATACGCTCAAGGTGATTGACACCTCCGAGTCGACGAAGACGTTTCGGATCGAAGACGATCTGGTCGAAGTTTTACAGGGAAGCGATGTTCTCGTATTCGAAGCGGCGTCCTCGGACATCAGCCAGGAAGATCCCGTCATCACCCTGGAGTATCCGGTCACGCCGACACTCGATGGACCATTCCATGTCTTGTTCCCGCGAGCTCCAATCGCTACCGGCAATCCGGACAGACACGCCTATGTCGTCGAGGGGAGTCAAATCACAACCTTTGACGTCGTTAGCAGCCCCAATCTATTGCTCCCGTCAGGTTCGACGAACGTACCTTTCAATGTGAACGCCGATGCGGTATTCGATCCTAGCGGACGTTTTCTGTACGTCACCGGAAATTCATTAGACCCCAGCGACAGCAAGTCAAGCATCAACCAGATTGCGATCTTTGAACGAAACGTGTCGACAGGGGTACTAAGCCTCGTCGAGACAATCGACTCGTTTCCAGCAGGAACTCAAGCGGCACCAGCTGGAAGGATCGAGATTGTAGACATTCAAGTCGCCGAAGAATGGGTCTTCCTCACCATTGAAGATATCGACGTACTATCCGGTGGTGACACGCGTGTGTATCGTTTCGACCGGGACCCCCATGGCTCGGAACCCGGCAAATTAACCAAGGGCCGATATGTGGGAGGTCGGATTCAAGGGACACCGATCGATTCTGTTATGGATACGGACGACAGTGACGACCTGTTTGTCCTCACCCTCGTCGGACCTCATCTGGAGGTCTATCGGTATTCGATCAGGGCCGGGGGAGACGATTCGATCGTCGATGGCCCCTTTAAAAGCTTTGAAACACGCAGCAGCGGGTCAGACGCTAAAATCGAGATCCAGCCCGTTCGAAATAACCAACCTCGAAAAGTTTATCTCGTCGAACCTGAGACCATCTACGTCACTCAGCGAGTGGGCGGAGGCGGCGATTTGCAATTGATCCAAAAGGTGAGTTTGCCCCGCACCGACACCCAATTCGAGTCCAAGGATGTGGAGTTCAACGCCGACGGGTCGGAGATTTACATCAACGACAATGCGACAATTAAGACTTATCAACTGGTCGCAGGCGGAGACAAAGATGGGCGATTTGTGGATGCAAATGGAGACTTAACGGACTCCCCTCTGCCGATCGCGACTTCAAACGTCAATGTTTTGAACTCCATCGACACCGACTCGCTTGCCCGAGACCCTCAAACCCGCCGATTCATCGCGCCGACGGCCGACAATGAGATCACCGTCTTTTCATCCGCGTTAGAAGCCATTCAGGTTATCACTGATGGTGAGCCGCCGACCTTTGAAGCCAACTCGCTGAAGAAATTGGTATTCACCACGTCACGTCCCGGACGGGGCAGCGCCTACGGCATTGCCACGGGTCCCCAAGGGGGCTACCTGGTCGAATTTACAAGGTCGAAGAAGACCGCGGGAGAATTCAATCCGCGAAGCATTCTGACTCCCGACGATTGGGAATCCAACCTTTTGCGTGACAAGCAGCTCGACTCCGCGGTGGACCTCGTGCTCGCAGACGACAAGCACTTGTATGTCGCAGTGGATAGCGGAATCCAACTTTTCCAGCGTGACCGAAACACGGGCGACCTCGACTTTCAGACGACATTCGAAGCGTTTGCTGACTTCAGCGGCGCTCGTACACTCCAACTGAGCCCCGACGGCACAACGCTCTGGGCCGGTTCGCACGATACCGTCAAATCGTGGAGCCGGGACACCACGACAGGTTTTCTGACGGCCAATTCGGGATCCGCATCACTTTCGCAGGCGACGGAAATCTTCGTCGATCCCAACTCTGATTTTCTCTTCGTGGCACTCGATGGTTCTAGCGGCGGAATCGCCACGCGATTGCAAAGCGCCGTCGGCTCCGCCGCTCAATTCGCACCACTACCCAATGCGACCAGCGTCAAGCGGATTGGCAATCGATTGTATGCAGGCACACGCGACGGTGTGCTGAACGTCTACAGCATCGATGCCGAGGGGAAATTGACGCTCCTGCAAACCGCTTCGGGTGGCTCGGGCGGGGCCGGCTCGCTGTCGGACATCGTCGACATCGTCTCCAGCAGAGGCGACCGATTCGTGTTTGCCGGTTCCTCTGACGGAACCATCATCGCCTACTCACGTGATCCCTCCAGCGGTCGCTTGGCATTCGCGCAGCGGATCACCCAGGGCATCGGAAGCTTTGACGATGCCAAGGGAATCGAGGAAATGACCTCGTTGACCTTTGACTTGTCCGAACAAGACTACATTGCTGACTTGCTGTACGTTACCAGTCCCAACGGATGGACGGCAATTCAAGTTTTGCCTGGTTTCGCCACCAACACATCCAGTTACCGCGTCGGGTTTGACGGAAACTTTGGCTCCCTGGAAGTTGCTTCGAACGAATCGACCCCAGCTGGCGATTTCACCGACATTGTCAGATCTTCCGGGACCGGCAACATCCCGTTGACGATCCGGACCTTCGGGGGAAATGACGAAATCTCGATTGCCAGCCAACCGAGTTCATTGACGCTCGACACCGGTGACGGGAACGACTTCGTCAGCCTGCGTTCGGTTTCAGGTGCAACGACGTCCATCGAACTCGGTGAGGGCGACGACGCAATCGACGTCAATTTGCCAGGATTGCAAATCACGAATGACAATGCGACCGTCTCGATCAACGGCGCGAGCCCATTGTCTGAAGATGCACCGCCGATCGGAGATACGTTGACATACGTCGTCGGTGATCTCAGCTTCGATCCAAGTCCCGCGACGAATCTGACCACGCCGAGCGGGCAGATCAGTGTCGATGGTCAAGTACTCGTGAAGTGGGAAGAGATCGAGGACCTGGGGGAACTTGCCGATTTGTCCGCGTCGATCACGGTGACCCCCGAAAGCATCGCGGAAGGGAACTCGGTGGATTTGTCCACCACCGCATCCGCTGAGGGCGTGACGTTTGCCGAAAGCGATTATCAATGGGACCTCGACGGCGATGGGGTCTTTGGCGATCGAATCGGAAGCTCTTTCGCACTGGACTGGTCCGAATTGCAAGAACTCGGAATCGACGACGACGGCGTCTACCCGGTCGCGGTCGAAGTGGTCACGTCCGGACTTCGCACGATTGCGATTGAATCGATTGTGGTCACTAACGCGGATCCTGTCCTGTCGGCCAGCGTCAGCCCCGGCACGATCGACCAATTCGAGTCGGTCAGCCTGACGCTCGGATCAGCCGATCCCGGCGACGATACGATTGAGCGTTGGGAAATCGATTGGGAAAGCGACGGCACCGTCGATGACATCTACTTCATCGATGCCGGCGTCGTTACGCATGTCTATGACAGCTTCGGCACCAAGACCATCACGGCGACCGCTTTCGACGAGGACGGCGGACCCTATGCGGCGGTGACGACCAACGTCCTCGTCAACGAGATTCCGCCACGTGAAAGAAAGATCGAAGGCAACACAATCTTAGATGAAGGTGCGACGGGGAAGTACACGCTGGTGGCGTCCGGCGGAACAACCACTCCGGTTTCGTGGCTGGTTGATTTCGGCGACGGAACGATTGCGGAGATCACATCAACGCAGTTCACCCACACGTACAAAGACGACGGAACCTACACCCTCAGCGCCATCGTTTTGGAAGATGACGGCAGCAGTCTTCCCGCGACCGAAACGTTGACGGTCACCGTCAATCCGGTCGACCCGACCATCGTCACCACAGCCGGAACGTCACCGATCGACGAGGGCCAAGTTTATACGCTCGGTGTCGACGCGATCAACGATCCCGGAGACGACACCATCACCGAGTGGACGATCGACTGGGGTGACGGAAACGTGGAAACGATCATCGGCGACATCCGTTCGGCGGCCCACCAATATGTCGATGACAGCGCCACCGAGCCGGGCGGCTTTTACCAGGTCACCGTCAGTGCGACCGATGAAGACGGAACCTATCCGGGCACCGCATCCATCCCGGTCGAAGTGAGCAATGTCGCCGCACCGATGATTTCGGTGCCGCCTGAGTTACTGGTTTCGCCTGGTTCAGACCTTTTCTCGGTCGCCGAAGGTCAACCGTTGCAACTGATTCTCACCAACCACGACCCGGGCGAAGACACCACAACCGAGTGGATTATCGATTGGGATGGAAACGGACCGATGACACCCGTCTCGTATCCCAACGATCCGGAAAACCCACTGCGCAATGTTCGGTTCGTCTACAACGCGGAAATCGCTCCTTTGCAGATCACCGCGGTGATGATCGATGAAGACGGTGAGCATCCGACCAATGTGTTGATCGGTGAAGTCACCAACACCGCCCCGACTCCACGAATCAGCGGCGGTACGAAGACGGCCATCGAAGGAACTCCATTCTTTGTCACGCTCGACCCGGGTGTCGAGGGTACCAACAGCAGCATCGTCCGCTGGCGGATCGAGTGGAATGACGGTAGCGAGGCTGAAACGGTGGTCCTCGACCAAGCATCGACCGTCGTGACCGTACCGCATGTGTTCCGGGACGGGGATGGAAGCGAATTGACAGTCGAAGCGTTCGCCATCGACGACGCGAATCAGGAGTACCCCGCTTCCTTGACCATCACTGTGATCAATCAGCCGCCTTCGATCGAAATCGACGGCCCACCAGCGATCGAGGAGAGCACCGAATACTCGTTGACATTGGGGTCGGTCATTGATCCCGCCATCACCGATACGGTGTCCACCTACATCATCCGCTGGGGTGACGGCACGTCGACGGAATTGACCGCACAACAGGTCGCCGACCTTTCACGTGTCGTCTCGCACACCTACGTCGACGACCCTCCCTTCCCCGGCGTTGTTGACACGGTCATAAACGTCGACCTGATCGACGAAGACGGGCTCACCCAGAATGCAGGATCGACGACCGTGCGCATCGTCAACATTCCCCCGATCGCTGAAGCCGGAGGCCCGTATCAAATTTTGATCCCCGCGACACAGATCCAATTGTCAGGTACCGCAACGGATCAAAGCCTCGAAGACACCTTCACATTTGAATGGGATTTCAACGATGACGGCGTATTCGACGACGCGACTGGACCGACGCCGATCTTTGGCGCGGCCGGTGCATTCCCCGGACAAATTTTCGACGTCGCACTTCGCGTCACCGATGATGATGGTGGCGTCAGCGAGGTGGTTTCCACCACCGTTCGGTATCTGTCCATTCCCGAGATCACCGACATCGTCCTGACAACCGACCCGATCCTGGAGAATCAGGAGTTCACACTGACGGTGCTTTTCGAAGATGTTGACCCGAATCAGACCCACAAGGTCAACGTACTCTGGGGCGACGGAAACTCCAGCGAGGTGTTCTTGACGGGTGGTGAAAGAGAGGTTGAGATCCCACACACGTATCTCGATGACAATCCCACCCATACACCCCTGGATCCCTACAACATCTCTGTCACCGTTGCCAACTCCGCGGCCGATGACAGCGCAGAGACTGGCGTCGACGTCTTTAACGTCAACCCCGAAGTGGCCGCTTTCACCAGCGACGCAAGCTCGCTGAAAGCCAAGAGCGATGACAACGTTGTTTCGGTCTCTGGAACGGTCGCCGATGTTGGCACCGAAGACACGCACAGAGCCGTCATCGACTGGGGAGACGGAAGCGATTCTGAAATCGTCGATGTTGACCCAAGTGATCGTACGTTTGAAAGCCGCCACGAATACGCCAGCGGCGGAATCTACGAAATCACCGTGACGGTGACGGACGACGACACCGGCGAGTCGGAAGTGGCAACCACCGCCGCGGTCATCCAAGGCGTTGGGCTGGTCGACGGAACGCTGTTCATCATCGGGACCGATGGACGAGACAAGGTCGCATTCAAATACGACGATCGCACCGATGCATTGACCGTCGACGTCAAACTGAATCAAGATTCATCCGACAAATCGAGAATCAAGGAGACCTTTACCGTGTCCTCGATTGATCGAATCGTCGCCTTCTTGTGTGACGGAAACGACCACTATCAAGGCGAGTTTGGTGGAAGTGGAAACAGGAACTCTGAGACCTCGATTGCGATCCGGCAGATCGTCTTTGCAGGTGCGGGGCGCGATCAAATCCACGGCGGCGACGCAGGCGATGCGTTGATCGGAGGCGAAGGAATGGACAACGTTCAGGGACGTGCGGGCAACGACCTGTTGATCGGCGGATTTGACCGTGATGTGATCCATGGAGGTCTCGATGACGATTTGTTGATCGGCGATCACATGGCTGCCGATGAGTCCCTCGTCTCCATCGTCGACAAAGTGGATGACGCGCTGTCGTCGTGGAACGACAAAGCTCTACCGGAGACGATTCTCGCACTCGAAGGCATCAAAGATGACAACGAGCAAGACAAGCTTCTCGACAAGAAAGGGGAAAATGAGTTCATCGAAGGAGGTTACCAGCCCCAATGGGTGTGGTGGATCGATGTCAACGGTGACGGCAGCGGATCGGCGCTTGATGCTTTAATGATCATCAACCGCCTCAGCCTGATCGGACGCGACGCCGAGTGGACGGGGATCGACGGTGACGATCAATTCGACGTCAACGGAGACGGTCTCATTACTCCTAGCGATGCCCTGATGGTCATCAATCGAATCGCCTATGGCAATTCATCCCGAGCAACACCGTCCGCAAAACAGCTTGCGGTTGATGCGGCTTGGATCGGCAGTGTCGACCAAGCTTTGGCGGGCGGGGATGACGACGAAGAGCCGGAGTGGGACGAGCCAGGCAGTTTGTTCTAAGTCCTCAAGATCATTCGTAGAGCATCCTCCATCTAAATCAAACTTTCAGCTTCCAGCGGTAATTAATTGCAGATCCGCAGGGGGCATGTAGCGCGTGGCATCTCTGCGCCTTCGGAACTCATCGATTTGGGCGATCAAACAGCGGAGGTGGCAGAAAAATGGCGGGCAAAAAAATGGTGATTGGAGATGAAAGACAAGAAAATGGGTGACAAGAAAATGCGCCGGGTGATCGGAGGAAGCTGACCGCTGCGCTGTTGTGTTTCTGCCCCTCATTTTTCTGCCATCCTCCCCAGGGTTTTAAGGCGATGACACGTCAGTCGCCACAACGAGCTTTCTGAGTCGGGCAGCGGATACCCATTGGGGGGAACTGCCGCTATACTCCCAGCCCCGGTTTCGTCGAAATTTTCGTACGGTTTGGTGTCCTCGTGAACGTGAAACGTGAGTTCTTGTTCGTTGTCCTTGCCGTGCGAATGGGGGTGATCGACACGGAGCATCTTGAGGAACTGGGCCGGCAACTGGAGGAGAGTTCCGGCCAGCGGTTGGTCGAGATGTTGCGTGAGCAGTCGATCCTGACGGCGGAGCAGCAAGCGGAGATCGAATGCGAAATTGATCGACTCTTGGGCACCCCATCGACATCCCTCGGCAAAGACACGGCGGTCCATTCCAAGACCGCCAGAGGCAGTCACGAGGAAACGATCGACACTCCCTCGCCGGGCACCATCGATCATTCCGACGATGCGACTCGATCCTCCGAGGGAGCCACAGGCGATGAAGGCGGAGATTCTGACTTGTTCGAGACGATCGAGTTGAAGCCCCGCACGCTCAACCGATACAGGTTGACGCGCGAGCACGGTCGCGGTGGCCTGGGGTGTGTCTGGCTGGCGCGCGATTCGATCCTCAATCGGGAAGTCGCGTTGAAAGAGGTCTTGCCGGGCAAACGTCAGACAAAGGCTCGATACAAGAAACTGATTCGCGAAGCTCAAATCACCGGTCAACTCGAGCACCCGAACATTGTTCCGGTCTACGAACTTTCGCCCGCTCAGGAAGACCAGCCGTTTTACACCATGCGTTTTCTGCGTGGCAAAACACTCGGCGACCACCTGCGGAGTGCCAACCGTCGCCGGCCGCCCGCGGAAATCGATGCCCTGGAGTTGCGGACCTTGCTGGGCATCTTTGTGTCGATTTGTCATGGGATCGGTTACGCCCACTCGCGTCGCATCATCCACCGCGACCTCAAACCCAGCAACATCATGTTGGGCGACTTTGGCGAAGTGATTGTGGTCGATTGGGGGTTGGCCAAGAAGCTTGATGAAGCACCCCGAGACGACGTGGACATGGGCCAGGTTGAGTTCGACGACGAGGATTCCGTCAGCTTCACGCGGGAAGGACAAGCGCTGGGAACACCCGCCTACATGTCGCCCGAGCAGGCCGCCGGGCGGGTGAGTTTGAATGACGAGTTGACGGACATCTATGGATTAGGGGCGATCCTGTTCGCGATGCTGACCGGGAAATCGCCGCACGAAACAACGCGCCCGGCCGATACCAAAGACACCGCCCACGACTTGTTGCGTCGCATTCGTGTGTTTCCCACGCCAACGGTCCGTTCGGTCGTTCCGACCGCGCCCCGGGCGCTCGATGCGATCTGCGCCAAAGCGATGGCTCGATCGCGAAGTGAACGCTACCAATCCGCCGAAGCACTTGCCGGCGACATCCAATGTTGGCTGGCCGATGAACCTGTTTCGGCTTATCAAGACACGACACTCGAAAAAGCGTCGCGGTGGTTCCGTCATCATCGAACCTTGAGCCTTGCGATGGCAGGCGTCTTGCTGGTCGCGTCCGTGGCCGGGTTCACGATCGCTGCGGTGACAACGAACGCCAAGAATCATGTCGCCGAGTCGTTGCGAAAGGAACAACAAGCACGCGTGCTGGCGACCGAGTCCTTCCAGGCAGAGCAAGCCGCCAAAAAACTCGCGCTGCAACAATTCCGGCGTGCCCAAGACGCGATCGACCGTTCGCTGTCCGGCGTGAGCGAGGTGCTGGCCGTCTTTCCGGCCACCAGCGCGGTGCGGGCAGGCCTATTGCAGTCCGCGGCGGAGGATTACGAAGAGCTGTTGCAAATCGATGGAGACGATCCGCAATTGCGTCGCGAGGCGGCGCGCACGCGGATCCGATTGGCTGATCTGCGCCGCACGATGCACGAACATGATGCAGCCGACCGGCATTATCAGATTGCCGAGAAAAACTTGGAGGTGCTGAAACAACAACATCCCGACGACACGAGTTGGGACATCGACTTGGCAAACGTTTGGGTTCGTCGAGCGCTGTTGTCCATGTCGATCGGAAAGGCAACGAACGCCGAACAGTTCTTCCAGCAAGCGGTCGACGCTTTCGATCGACCGCATGCCGATCCGAGTGTTCAACGCAACGCCCAGATCGATCTGGCCGGTGCACAGTACAACTACGCCGAACTGTTGGTTCAGGTCGATCGAATCGGTGAAGCCGCCGAGATGTTTGGCGCCGCGGAAACAGGCTTTGCTCGGATTCGTGCCGAAGCACCCGGCGATCTTCGGGCTCGTGAAGGGCTGGCGATGTGCGAACGCGAAATCGGACAACTCTTGCAAGTCACCGGCGACGATCAACAAGCGGCCAAGCGGCTGCGCGATGCCGAATCGGAATTCAAACGACTGATCGCCGAAGCCCCCGAACAGATTTCCTACCGAGAAGGTTTGGCGCTCACTCGCGTGCTGTTGGGAAATTCATTGCGGTTGTCGGGCGATGAGGACGGGCCGCTCGACGCCTATCAGGCGTCGGTCGAGGATTACCTTTCTCTGCTCAATCAGCGTCCGGGAATGCCCAAGTATCGGCAAAGTGTGGCTACCGGGCGGGTGAACATCGCCCAAATGCTTCACCTGTCCTCTCGCAGTCGCGATGCGAAAGTTCATTTGGACCAAGCGGTGTCGGAACTGATCTCGCTGTCGGAAACCTATCCCCAAGTCGCGGTCTATCGCGAAGCCAAGGCGCAATGTCTGGTGATGTTGGCGATGGTTCTGAGGGATCTCAACGAGCACGGCATGGCGGAAATGGCGTTCGCCGGCGGGATCGAAGAATTCACCTGGCTGAGCGAAGACTTCCCCGATCTGATTCGATATCGGGGTGACGTTGCAATCAGTCGCATGGGACTGGCCAGGACGAAGAGCTTGCAGGGCAAAACGACAGAAGCTCGTTCGCTGCTGGGCGACGTCATCGACGAGTTGACGGATGTCGTCGACGCCGGGAATACACAGGTTCGCTACCGCGACGCACTCGCATGGTGCCATTTTTATCTCGCCGAATTGCTCGCCGCCGAAGACAAACTGATTGCGGCAATGCCACATTATCAACAGACGCTGCGTCTTCGAGAGGCCATGCCCGATTCGCCAAAGTACCGACGTGCGTTGATCCGCGTCCTCACGGAGTGTGCCGCCGACCAAATTCGCGACGCCCAACGTGCCATTGGATTGGCCCGTGAGCTGCGCGATCAGGATGAACTGAATCCCGATTTCCGTTATTCGTTGGCCGCGGCCTATCTGGCCGGTGGCGATGGCAACCAGGCCCTGGAAGAGGCCGAAGCGGCCGCCCAGTTGCGAAACCAGCCGTCCCCCTTCGACCTGTTTGTACTGGCCATCGCGCTTCAGCAAACCGGCAATCCGGAAAGGGCATCGGTGACGCTCGGCAAAGCCATCGAATTGATGGAGTCGCAGTGCCCGGGACGCAGCGAGTTGTTGACGCTGCGTCGGCGCGCCGAACAAGCGATCGCCGATTCCGATGACCAAGCCGATTCGTCGCGCTGAGCAATGCGTTGCCCTGCTGGCAGGTGGACGATCGAAGCTTTGACGGCCGGCAACAGAGTGGCGTAAGCTTCCAGCTTGCGTTTCACGAGTGAAACGAGACGGCAAGCTGGAAGCTTACCTCACTTCTAAAGATTGCTAGCAACTGAGAATCCAGGCAAGCTAGCACGTTAAAAGCGACTGCACGGGAAAGAGTCGCATTTGTTGTTCCCCAGGCCGAAGATGAGGGACAAGCGTCGTAACCGTTACCACCGTGCGCGGCAGGTAGTGGTTGGAGCGCGAAGACGACGCACGACCTGCCGACTTATCTCGAAGAAACCTGATGCCGAGACAACGTATTTTCTGCCGCAATTGGATTGCCTCAGGTTTGCTGCTGTTGCCCGTCACCTTTGGCGGGGCCATTGCAGGCACCACCGCGGTGGCCGGATCGCCGCGTCCGGTCACGCCCCAAGAACCGCACGGAGAACTCGTCGACGTGATCGTGGGCGAGTTGGGCGACGCTGATGTTGAGAGCGACGCCGGGTTGCATCGAGCGGATGGGAAGGAGTCCGGGATCGCTGCAGCATTCTCCGCGCCTTCGCAAAAGTCCGTCGAAGATGGGGACCCGGCGGTTGACCAGGTCCTGTTTCAAGTCGACCAGACGACTCCGTTGGTGCCGGCGCCCCAGACCTTTGAAAGTCCGATCCGGCTGACGCCTCAGGCGAGGGAATTTGCCGACACGATTCTTGCGTCGCGTGACACCAGTTTGCTCTCCTCACGTCGACGCCGCTACTCGCGTTCGCGATCGGACGTGGTGTTCGGGTCCGAAGCCAAATTCCGTGTCTCCACGGACGCGGGCAACCTGCTTGGCAAGTCGATCACGGCGCCCGGTGTCCAAGCCAAAAGTCGTTCACCGATCATCACCGACACCAAGGTGCACGGCAGCACGGTCGGTCAACTGATCGCATCGGGATCGTATTGGTTTCCCGCCCGTCAAGACTTGGACACGGTGTTGAATAAGATTGATTCACGCA
Encoded here:
- a CDS encoding PKD domain-containing protein, with the translated sequence MEARNLLAASLSIGNAMVDEGNPGGAPAELQFEIIRGGDTSEELIIGFEIFAAGEDELSAGQRGLATAGEDFVVPAFSTITIPSGSLNETLTITVNNDVEIEGDERLEVRFTSVIGEVTFASEEDTRATGTIVNDDPPNELLEFLQNIDNEERDGLVGQIKDGFDDTFSEIITGIQTAVDEISGVPIVGGQLSDAVEPLLSEIEEIRTELSDLVETVFTSTSVNLVADFQNAMFTILEPILIDSPDAGTDISASDILLSYGADDLDGPDGNGDGIPDSGTSWVQFDFQLGQRTIQDLPFELDLGSAAALPGLEALGLSVDASDGLRFDLRWDLRYGFGLSQLYGTDQAFDLDYFYVNSGAVDVTGSPVEEFRASIDIKSAPAKDGDGNDVLSTDAGLKADATIGLLAAQVEDGIPFAVDITAEEGFEFTGVETEVDFTLVIDAGGTEPIEAVISKTFSNPATLLAELQSELISQLAGKFNAETTGGDGQNAFAPVTVSLDFGRINGFTNPDQPTTPSIVLSAELPQISSMTIIGGGELGFSESNLGSLSSPGPFGQFDDGRSAALGFDASSFDEEGFTTASSETTPGRYQLRAGAAAPASGVLRQDTEFVLVLNNGSPDGMPEERILISIGEEQNRNLDTLRDQLNQNSLETLFRDSVNQAISQQGTYGTIDVEIDDDGFFVLTSRGDANNPGPTLDIDYASTDQSKISIAFTVDIDDPNWTLPNQRANPTDQRALDRVTRAEIQAAKKKITDRFQPEAEASVALKLHTTADLNGLIDQAGGSIPSIPLIGEGFLLPKIEFDFVLDATASAKFQNPTNPDPNDDEAGEKRFTNELENLRFENVTIDSGGLIETFIKPIAQFAETALGPISVFVGGLGGSNLLGTSLPILSDLNNIRGASFPETIFDLAGGANEDLIRHFRRALGNVVDLLDPNSPLGRILADLGEKPVLALGCFEYFQPQGASSRTLAPCSVASAIDSATATEASQFINTYEAITETSGGLRFDFIRPTNFVKLLSGVTADDPADLVSLNVPTLDVTFGKDINIDVGVADLNGDVDASVFTQLGLVYDTVGLSKMVDAIRRGDDPVWDDLLDGIYIRNRDGNEVEIDIDASATAKIDVELASGSVKANLSGGVQLDLLDPNEDGALRLDEIQSQTDGDASKVFCLVDASASLDAGIKVEVEFFGLKTDVDLRISDVADINLNIKKGLFKDLLEGVGFDLDCLDDLNPILASPRFENGEHVIRIHTGPYASDRRDGDVSDEDGPAVISVEEDGDWIVVTGFGAETSLPIGNASRIVVTGGPNADVLDLSGVDSLPARIEGAGGGDTLFGGDKGDEIYGGDGSDFIDPGAGEDLVVTGTGSNLVISSPGADTIDAGANTDSGGFIYGYELDDVGRPQVTDQGDLIPQPDRNEGDTVIGSVWDDFLVGTNVDGGDGDDTITGAGDGGTLDGGEDDDEITGGDGDETLVGGPGEDTLIGGGGADSLLGGDDDDKLISGYGDTLVSGGDGDDELTVDLGVEIFGLGIDGITTTLGLGNYSAASLIESSEFPTESTTFAGIETIADYRLGEGDDSIIIDGVNVPVSISAGAGEDIFHLIANAAEVELNAGGDDDELVIDRSGRIAPMDALLRANRLSGFGAADVTLFGNSLETITITLGDGDDRLRVDAPSPETRIIGGNGDDDTIIVDRLKATSTITAEQVFMDIDSAAAAIRTEFGEVGLLRVTADSLWIDNRDNENALDFSVKDRDVTISGLDGSLIENISGIGRVEFLGSTAAESQDTLKVIDTSESTKTFRIEDDLVEVLQGSDVLVFEAASSDISQEDPVITLEYPVTPTLDGPFHVLFPRAPIATGNPDRHAYVVEGSQITTFDVVSSPNLLLPSGSTNVPFNVNADAVFDPSGRFLYVTGNSLDPSDSKSSINQIAIFERNVSTGVLSLVETIDSFPAGTQAAPAGRIEIVDIQVAEEWVFLTIEDIDVLSGGDTRVYRFDRDPHGSEPGKLTKGRYVGGRIQGTPIDSVMDTDDSDDLFVLTLVGPHLEVYRYSIRAGGDDSIVDGPFKSFETRSSGSDAKIEIQPVRNNQPRKVYLVEPETIYVTQRVGGGGDLQLIQKVSLPRTDTQFESKDVEFNADGSEIYINDNATIKTYQLVAGGDKDGRFVDANGDLTDSPLPIATSNVNVLNSIDTDSLARDPQTRRFIAPTADNEITVFSSALEAIQVITDGEPPTFEANSLKKLVFTTSRPGRGSAYGIATGPQGGYLVEFTRSKKTAGEFNPRSILTPDDWESNLLRDKQLDSAVDLVLADDKHLYVAVDSGIQLFQRDRNTGDLDFQTTFEAFADFSGARTLQLSPDGTTLWAGSHDTVKSWSRDTTTGFLTANSGSASLSQATEIFVDPNSDFLFVALDGSSGGIATRLQSAVGSAAQFAPLPNATSVKRIGNRLYAGTRDGVLNVYSIDAEGKLTLLQTASGGSGGAGSLSDIVDIVSSRGDRFVFAGSSDGTIIAYSRDPSSGRLAFAQRITQGIGSFDDAKGIEEMTSLTFDLSEQDYIADLLYVTSPNGWTAIQVLPGFATNTSSYRVGFDGNFGSLEVASNESTPAGDFTDIVRSSGTGNIPLTIRTFGGNDEISIASQPSSLTLDTGDGNDFVSLRSVSGATTSIELGEGDDAIDVNLPGLQITNDNATVSINGASPLSEDAPPIGDTLTYVVGDLSFDPSPATNLTTPSGQISVDGQVLVKWEEIEDLGELADLSASITVTPESIAEGNSVDLSTTASAEGVTFAESDYQWDLDGDGVFGDRIGSSFALDWSELQELGIDDDGVYPVAVEVVTSGLRTIAIESIVVTNADPVLSASVSPGTIDQFESVSLTLGSADPGDDTIERWEIDWESDGTVDDIYFIDAGVVTHVYDSFGTKTITATAFDEDGGPYAAVTTNVLVNEIPPRERKIEGNTILDEGATGKYTLVASGGTTTPVSWLVDFGDGTIAEITSTQFTHTYKDDGTYTLSAIVLEDDGSSLPATETLTVTVNPVDPTIVTTAGTSPIDEGQVYTLGVDAINDPGDDTITEWTIDWGDGNVETIIGDIRSAAHQYVDDSATEPGGFYQVTVSATDEDGTYPGTASIPVEVSNVAAPMISVPPELLVSPGSDLFSVAEGQPLQLILTNHDPGEDTTTEWIIDWDGNGPMTPVSYPNDPENPLRNVRFVYNAEIAPLQITAVMIDEDGEHPTNVLIGEVTNTAPTPRISGGTKTAIEGTPFFVTLDPGVEGTNSSIVRWRIEWNDGSEAETVVLDQASTVVTVPHVFRDGDGSELTVEAFAIDDANQEYPASLTITVINQPPSIEIDGPPAIEESTEYSLTLGSVIDPAITDTVSTYIIRWGDGTSTELTAQQVADLSRVVSHTYVDDPPFPGVVDTVINVDLIDEDGLTQNAGSTTVRIVNIPPIAEAGGPYQILIPATQIQLSGTATDQSLEDTFTFEWDFNDDGVFDDATGPTPIFGAAGAFPGQIFDVALRVTDDDGGVSEVVSTTVRYLSIPEITDIVLTTDPILENQEFTLTVLFEDVDPNQTHKVNVLWGDGNSSEVFLTGGEREVEIPHTYLDDNPTHTPLDPYNISVTVANSAADDSAETGVDVFNVNPEVAAFTSDASSLKAKSDDNVVSVSGTVADVGTEDTHRAVIDWGDGSDSEIVDVDPSDRTFESRHEYASGGIYEITVTVTDDDTGESEVATTAAVIQGVGLVDGTLFIIGTDGRDKVAFKYDDRTDALTVDVKLNQDSSDKSRIKETFTVSSIDRIVAFLCDGNDHYQGEFGGSGNRNSETSIAIRQIVFAGAGRDQIHGGDAGDALIGGEGMDNVQGRAGNDLLIGGFDRDVIHGGLDDDLLIGDHMAADESLVSIVDKVDDALSSWNDKALPETILALEGIKDDNEQDKLLDKKGENEFIEGGYQPQWVWWIDVNGDGSGSALDALMIINRLSLIGRDAEWTGIDGDDQFDVNGDGLITPSDALMVINRIAYGNSSRATPSAKQLAVDAAWIGSVDQALAGGDDDEEPEWDEPGSLF